Proteins from one Gossypium raimondii isolate GPD5lz chromosome 8, ASM2569854v1, whole genome shotgun sequence genomic window:
- the LOC128043064 gene encoding uncharacterized protein LOC128043064, whose translation MGYLLGECVESFMEQLKAKVKSEVDYSDFQILEEDLRKDLRMAVHKVPTYLLFCAAIKEMDDLKLDLVNETKLLLWRDAINNALNLRFNADFAIKHLFKIARAYFDFKVMEGKSDEEMLKLNNVDGNMEVPEDCLREAEYFSGKPLSIGLLL comes from the exons ATGGGATATTTGCTTGGTGAGTGCGTAGAAAGTTTTATGGAGCAACTTAAAGCCAAAGTGAAGAGTGAAGTAGATTATTCAGACTTCCAAATCTTAGAAGAGGATTTAAGGAAGGATTTGAGAATG GCAGTTCACAAAGTGCCTACCTATCTTCTCTTCTGTGCTGCCATCAAAGAGATGGATGATCTCAAACTAGACCTGGTCAACGAGACTAAATTATTGTTGTGGCGAGATGCAATTAACAATGCCCTCAACCTTCGATTCAATGCGGATTTCGCCATTAAGCACCTCTTTAAAATTGCGCGTGCATATTTTGATTTCAAAGTAATGGAAGGGAAAAGCGATGAAGAGATGCTCAAGCTCAATAATGTAGATGGGAATATGGAGGTCCCCGAAGATTGCCTACGTGAAGCTGAATATTTTAGCGGTAAGCCTCTTAGCATCGGTCTGCTCCTTTAG
- the LOC128032041 gene encoding uncharacterized protein LOC128032041 yields MEQLNANVKSEVDYSHFEILEKGLGKDLIMVGRFNVPLRLAPIADRIYDIYGDITASSTQSDCAAKPSYILFCAAIKEMDDLKLDQVNETKILLWRDAINNAHNLQFGVGFAIEHLKRIARAYIGFKAILKTCSTTKMDSSRIVSVQLNISWASLLASVCSISIILA; encoded by the coding sequence ATGGAGCAACTAAATGCTAATGTTAAGAGTGAAGTAGACTATTCCCACTTTGAAATCTTAGAAAAGGGTTTAGGAAAGGACCTGATAATGGTTGGGAGATTCAATGTTCCACTTCGTCTGGCTCCCATTGCAGACCGAATCTATGATATTTATGGTGATATTACTGCTAGCAGTACGCAAAGTGATTGTGCAGCTAAACCTAGCTATATTCTGTTCTGTGCTGCAATCAAAGAGATGGATGATCTCAAACTAGACCAGGTCAACGAGACTAAAATATTGTTGTGGCGAGATGCAATCAACAATGCCCACAACCTTCAATTCGGAGTGGGTTTCGCCATTGAACACCTGAAACGAATTGCTCGTGCATATATTGGTTTTAAAGCAATACTAAAGACATGCTCAACAACAAAGATGGATTCGTCGAGGATTGTTTCCGTGCAGCTAAATATTTCTTGGGCAAGCCTCTTAGCATCGGTCTGTTCCATTAGTATTATTCTAGCATAA